The genomic stretch ATGATGTCGGAGAAGAGGATCGCCGCGTCCACCCCCAACCGATCCAGGGGCTGCAGGGTGACCTCGCAGGCCAGCTCCGGGGTCTTGCAGACCTCGAGGAAGCTGTGCCTGGCGCGCACGGCCCGGTACTCCTCCATGTAGCGCCCGGCCTGGCGCATGATCCACGCGGGGGTGGTGTCGACGGGCTCGCCCCGGCAGGCCTTGAGGAAACGGTCGGCTCGGCTCATTGGGATCTCCGCTTGGCTGTGTTGGCTGTGGATGGGGCCCTGTCCCAAGCCCGGCTTCGTGGCCAAGGCCGCTCCTACCGGCGCGGGCACCTGCTTCCCTCACGCGTTTCGCGTGAGGCGCACCGGCACGTAGTTGCAGAAGGGCTCTTCGTCCAGGTAGTCGCCGGTGACGGCGTAGGCGCGGGCGCGGCAGCCGCCGCATACGTTGAGGAACTCGCACTGGCCGCACTTGCCCTTGTAGCTCTTGAAGTCTCGGAGCTCCCGGAAGAGGGGGCTCTCGAACCAGATCTTCCGGAAGGGCTCCTTCTTCACGTTGCCCGCGCTCAGTGGAAAGTAGGAGCAGGGCTTGACCTCGCCGAAGCAGTCGATGAGGCAGATGGACTGGGCGGCGATGCACCCCTTGCCGCCGCCTGTGGAGAAGGTGAGGCTGCGCCGCTCGAACTTCACGCCCTCCTTCTTCGCCATCTGGGGCACGATGCGGTAGTAGTGGGGCGCGCAGGTGGGGCGCATGAGGATCTCGTCCTCGTGTTTTTCCTGCTGGTAGTGCCAGGCCAGGATCTCCTCGTAG from Thermodesulfobacteriota bacterium encodes the following:
- a CDS encoding uroporphyrinogen decarboxylase family protein, which codes for MSRADRFLKACRGEPVDTTPAWIMRQAGRYMEEYRAVRARHSFLEVCKTPELACEVTLQPLDRLGVDAAILFSDI